ACCGCCTCGCCCAGGCCGAGGACGACAGCGTCGCCATCTTCCGCATGCTCGCCGACCCCACCATCAGCGACGCGCTCCGCGCGGCCGCGGTGAAGGCCCTGAACGACGGCTCGCCCGATGCGTTGCGGTACTTCCTGGAGCACGGCCAGTACGAGGTGGACTGACCCCCGTCCTCGGCGCGGGGCCGGTGCCGTCCTCCGTCCTCACGGGGACGGCACCGGCCCCGCGCCGCCGTTCAGCGGTGTCCGTCGGACCGCTCCTCGGGGCAGGGCGCCTGTCTCCCCGGGCAGGGCCGTCAAGCCGGTGTGGCAGCCGTCCTACCGGGGCGCCTGGGGCACCCCGCCCAGCCGGACGAGCTTCGACTCGCCGGGGTTGGCCGGCTCCCCGCAGTGCACGCACACGTTGACGGTGTGCAGTTCGGCCCCGCAGGAGTGTTCCCAGGCGGTGGGCGCGGGGCCCTCGGTGACGTACGTGTCACCCCACTGCATCAGCTCGTGCAGGATCGGCGCGAGCGCGCGGCCGGCCTCGGTCAGGACGTACTCGTAGCGCGGCGGGTGCTCCTCGTACTGCTCCTTGGCCAGCACGCCGCGGTCGACCAGTTTGCGCAGCCGGGTCGCGAGGATGTCCCTGCTCGCTCCCGTGTTGGCCGCGATCTGGGCGAAGCGCCGCTGGCCGAGCAGCACCTCGCGCAGCGCGAGCAGGCTCCACCGCTCGCCGATCACATCCAGCGCGTTGGCGATCGAGCAGGGCCTGGCAGCCATGGGCACCTCCTGGTCTTGTTTTCCAACTTAGCACGTGGAATGGTGGGTTTGAATTCACAACTCACCAGGAGGAGTCGTGTCCGAGCTGCCCCGCAAGATCGCCCGGCACCCGTCCGTGCAGAAGGTGCTCGCGCGAGGGAAGCAGCCGCCGCCGGGCGTGATCGACGCGACGTGGCTGCGCGAGCTGTGCCTGAGGGCCGGCGCCGACGACGTCGCGGCCGTCCCGCTCGACCATCCGGACCTGGCCGGTGAGCTGGGGTACGTGCGCGAGGCCCTGCCGGCGACCCGCAGCCTGATCTCGCTGGTGGTGCGCATGAACCGGGACAACGTACGCTCCCCGGCGCGCAGCATCGCCAACCAGGAGTTCCACCGCAGCGGCGAGATCATCAACGAGGCGGCCCGTGACATCACCCGGGCCCTCCAGGACATGGGCCACAGCGCCGTCAACCCCTCGGCCACGTTCCCGATGGAGATGGACCGCTATCCGGGCCGCATCTGGGTGGTGGCGCACAAGACGGTCGCGGTGGCCGCGGGGCTCGGCGCCATGGGCATCCACCGCAACGTCATCCACCCGCGCTTCGGCAACTTCGTCCTGCTCGCCACGCTCCTCGTCGACGCGGAGGTCAGCGAGTACGGCCGGGCACTCGACTACAACCCCTGCCTGGAGTGCAAACTGTGCGTCGCCGCGTGCCCGGTCGGCGCCATCGGCAAGGACGGCTCGTTCGACCCGGCCGCGTGTTCCACGCACAACTACCGCGAGTTCATGGGCGGATTCACCGACTGGGTCGAGACGGTGGCCGACAGCGAGGACGGTGCCGACTTCCGGTCCCGGGTCACCGACTCGGAGAACGCCTCGATGTGGCAGAGCCTGTCGTTCAAGGCGAACTACAAGGCCGCGTACTGCATGGCGGTCTGCCCGGCGGGTGAGGACGTCCTCGCCCCGTATCTGGAGGACCGCAAGGGGTTCATGGACACCGTCCTGCGCCCCCTCCAGGACAAGGAGGAGACCGTCTACGTCACCGCGGACTCCCCCGCGAAGGAGTACGTCGAACGCCGCTTTCCCCGGAAGACGGCGAAAGTGGTGAGCGACTGGCGGGCGAAAGGCTGAGGCCTCTGCCCGGGACGGCCCCTGCGGGCTCCCGGAGGCCGGTGCCGTCGTCGACCGACCGGGGCGCCGGCCACCTCGGAGCGCTTTCCGCATGCGCTCCCGACCCCCGCCCGCCTGCACCCTGGCCGCGGCGGTCGCGACGCTCGTACTGGCCGGCGGGTGCGGCTCCGCCGCCGGCTGGACCGGTGCGTCGTTCCGCGGCGAGGGCCTGGGGATGTCCGCCACGTACGACCCCGCGACCTTCACCCCGGAACGGGCCGGCCGCGCGGTACGGGCCGGGGTCGCGGCGGTGCTGGGGGGATCTCACCGGCATGGTGGTCTGGCTGGACCAGGGCCGCTCCGGCGGATCACAACCGGAGTCGCCTAGGCGACTCCGGTTCCCCTGCCGCAGTACCGGTGCGTGCCGTGGTGCCCGTGCTTCAGGCACACCTGGATGTGCACGGTCGTCCCGTCCTTGACGTTGGGGAGGACGGTCTTCTTGCAGGTGCCCAGCTCGGCCCCGTTGGCGTCCTCCGCGGTCCTGGAGTGCGAGGTCCCGCCGGCCTTCCACGTCGCCTTGGCCCAGGCGCGCAAGCCGTCCGCCTGCTTGTCACACGCGCCCAGGACCTCGGGATTGTCGCTGTCCCGCCCGTTCGCATCGCCCCAGAAGGCGCCGGTGGCGCCGATCGCGCCGCTGTCCCTGGTCTTGACGGACACCGTCCTGCTGGGGTCGCGCCCGGCCGCCGTCGCCGGGGACATCAGGCCGATGGTGAGGCCCCCGGCGGCGACAACGGCTCCGACTGCCGTGAGAATGCGCATGGCTTTCTCCCAAGAGGTTGCGGATCGCTACACACCGGATGGTTTCAGCCAGACCTCATCACTTCAGCCGACTTCACCGGCCCTTTTCATCCCAGGCACCCGCCCCTGACCTCGTGAGCCCGGACCTCTCGTGAGCCCGGTGCGTCCGCTGAGACGGAGAGCGGCAGATCAGCGCAGCTCAGGCGACCCTCTCCCCGCCGCGGCGACCCGCCCCCGCACCGGCCAGCGCCGCCATGGCGAGGGCCAGGCGGCGGCCCTGGTAGCGGGCGGCGCCGGCGACGCTCTGCTCGGGCGGGTCGATGCCGGGGTGGTGGAGCGTGCCGTACGGGTTGCCGCCGGCGGCGTTCACCACGGGGTCGGTGTAGCCCGGGGCCACGACGACCCCCTCCCACTCGTGCATCGCCGTGTACGCGGACAGCAGCGTGGACTCGCCGCCCGCGTGCGCGTTCAGGGTCGTGCCGAACGCCGTCACCGCCTTGCCCTGGTAGCCGGAAGGAGGCAGCTCGCCCTGCGTCCTCTCGATGAAGGCGGACAGGCTGGAGGGGAGCACGCCATGGCGGGCCCGCACCCCCCAGGCGATGCCGTCCGCCCACGCCACGTCGGCCGGCGTGATCTCGGTACCGTCCACGTGCCGGAGCCTGGTCTCGGCGCCCTCCTCGGTGGCGCCGGCGGCCAGCGCGTCCGCCATCGCCCGGAGCCTGTCGTCGCCCGACTGGAAGGCGACCAGCAGGCGCCGGCCGCCGGCGGGAACTAGGCTCGACCGCTCGGCCGGCGGGGCCGAGCCCTCCTCCAGCGGACCTGACCGCTCGGCCCGGTGCGGGCGGAGGTGGCGCACGCGGGCGGCCAGATCGCAGATCCGCGCGCCGAGGGAGCGCGCCATCGCCTCCGCCGCCGGGCTGATCTTGCCTTGCGGGTCGGCGCGCACCGACAGGCCGTAGGGGTTGCCGCCGGTCTCGTGCCAGTAGTCGTCGGCGGAGCCCTCCGGAGGACCGGCGGACGTGACCAGCGCTCCCCAGTGGTACATGATCCGGTGCAGGCTGAGGAGGGTGCCCTCCTGGCCGCCGTTGAGGCTCGTCGAGCTGGTCACGCCCGAGACCACGAGGTTGGCCAGCCTGCCGGACTTCCACAGCCCGGACGGCCCGGTGGTGTCCATGAACTCCTTGAGGGGCGCGGACACGTTGCCGTAGTGCGTCGGCGTGCCCCACACCACGGCGTCCGCCCACACGAGGTCGTCCAGGTGCGCGAGGTCCGCACCCGGACGGTCGGCCTCCGCCAGGACGCTGCGCAGCCTGACGTTCGCGCCCGCGCTCTCGGCGCCGGACGCCACCTCCGCCGCGAGCGAGCGCACGGTGCCCTTGCGGGAGTGGTAGACGACCGCGACGTTCGGCGCGGTCAGGTCCCGGTCGCCGATGGGACGACCGCTGAGGGGACGACCGCTCATGAGGTGATGATCTCCACGTCCTCGGCGGCGCGCTCGGCCACCGCGTCGATGTCGGCGTCGAGGGGCGCGTCGACGATCACCGAGACCGACCGTTCGCCGGAGTCGACGATCGGGCCGAGCCGGTCACCCGGCACGCGGGGCGTCATCACGGCGCAGCAGCGGGGCGCGGCGCCGGGCTCGGCGGGGGGAAGCTCGGGCCATCGTTCGTCGGAGGTCGTCCAGCTCACCTCGGCCCCCTTGCTGCGGATGTCGACCAGGGTGCCGTGCGGGTGGTCGAGGAAGAGGTGGCGGACCCGGCGGCGGGCCTCGGGGTAGCTGGTCGGCCTGCCCAGGGCGAGGTCCACGAGCCGTTCCTCGACGGAGCCTCCGGTGGCCAGTCCCCACAGCGCGGAGATGCCGTCGCCCGGGATGCGGAACGCCACCTCCATGAGCACCACCCGGTCCTCGGTGACGCGGTACTCGGCGTGCGCGATGCCGTCGCGGAAGCCGAGCCGCCGCAGCACCTCGGCGTGCACCCGGGACAGCTCGGCGAAGTGCCCGGGGGCCGGCTCGGGGGCCGGCACGGTGTGCCGCATCTCCGTGAACGTCGGCCCGCCCGTCTCGTTGGTGAGCTTCTCGGTGATGCCCGACCAGATCGGCTCGCCGCCCTGCACCAGGCTCTCCACCGAGTACTCGGGACCGGACACCCGCTCCTCGACCAGCAGCGTCTCGTGCTCGGGGTAGCCCGCCACCGCGCCGGCGACCTCGTCGACGGAGTCCAGTGCGCGTACGCCGGAACTGCTCATCCGGCTCACCGGCTTCAGCACGACGGGGCCCGGCCAGGCGTCCGCGGACAGGTCCAGGCCGTCCCGGTCACCGGGGTGGATCGCCTGCCACCTCGGCGAGAGGTCGGGCAGCGCGGTGCGCTGGAACATCTTGTTGCGGCTGACCGCGGCGGCCGGCCAGCCCGACCCCGGCAGGCCGAGCAGGTGGGCCAGCACGCCGGCCGCCTCGACGTAGTACTCGCCGCAGGACAGCACCCCTTGGACGTCGTAGCGCCGCAGCACGGGCTGGACCCCGGCGATGGTGCTGGCCGGCGACGGGTCCGCGACCGGGCAGAGGTCGCCGAGCGCGGACAGCGGATGGCCGGGGTCCGCCATCAGCTCGCGCAACCGTTTCTCGTCCCCGCCCTGCGTGAACAGCAGGACCGGGGTCACTCCCGACTCCTTGGCGTACTCCACCAGCCGGAGGTTGCGGATGATCATCTTGAGCGAGGTCATGATGACGAGGGCAGGCTGCCGCACCGTGGTCACGTCTCCTTCTCCGGCTCTGAGAGCGAGGCGGCGAGCCGGCCACCGTTGTGATGTTGGCCGTTCTGGCCGGCGGTGCCGGGTCCGGCGCCGTCCTGGCCGCGGGCATGGCCCCGGCCGCCCGGGGCGATGATCTCACTGCGCCTGGCGACGACGACCGCGCCGGCCGGGACGTCGTCCATGACGAACGCCTTCGCGCCGATCCGGGCGTCGTTGCCGACCCGGAGCGGGCCCAGCAGCACCGAGTTCGCACCGATCACTACCCGCGATCCGATCTCGGGATGCCGCCGCTGGCCCGGCGGCCGCAGGTTGTCGCGCCGCCACCCGAGCGCGCCGAGCGTCACCTGGTGGTACAGCGTGACGTCGTCGCCGATCACAGCCGTCTCGCCGATCACCGTGCCGCAGCCGTGGTCGATGAAGAGCCGCCTGCCGATCCGCGCACCGGGATGGATCTCGATGCCGTGGGAGAGCCACCGGCCGGCCAGGAAGATGAGCCGGGCGAGCAGCCGGTGGTCGGCGCGGTACGCCCGGTGCGAGACGCGGTGCGCCCACAGCGCGATGAGGTGCGGCGACAGGATCGCCTCGGCCGTGGACGTGACGGCGGGATCGCGCTCGACGACCACCGCGATGTCCTCGCGGATCCGCGCGAGGCTCTTCATGGCTCACCGCCCCAGTTCGGACCACTGCTCGGGTTGGCCGGCACACGCGAAGACCGTGACCACCACCGCGTCGGAGGGCAGCTCCGCCGCGACCTCCCTGGCCGTCAGCCAGTTCGCGGCCGACGAGCTGCCGATCTTCACGCCCGTCAGGTCGTGGAACTCGCCCATGCCCTGCAGCGCCCGGGGCAGCGTCACATGGCGGTGCCCCTCGACCAGGTCGTCGTGTGCCTTCACGAACGGCTGCCGGATGCCGTATCCGTGGCCGCCCGAGCCCTCGTACGTCGGCTTTCCGGGCAGCGGTCCGAGGGCGCCGTACGGCGCCTCCTCGGGCGTCACGCCGATCGCGCGCACGTCCGGGAACCGGCTGCGCAGCGCCCGCAGGACGCCGACGAAGGTGCCGCCGCTGCCGATGGAGGCGAGCCAGGCGGCGGGCCGGGTGTCGCCCAGGTCGGCGAGGATCTCGCCTCCGGTGGTCTGCTGGTGGATCGCGACGTTGACCGGATTGGCGTGCTGGAAGACGACGGTCCAGCCCGGCTCGGCCGCGGCGATGCGCTGGGAGGCCCGGATGGTCTGGAGGAACCCGCCCTTGGTGGGGACCAGTTCCACCTCGGCGCCGCGCTCCTTCAGCAGGGCGAGCAGGCTGGGCGGGCTGGTGGACATCAGCACGAACTTCGTCCGCACGCCGGTCTGCTGGCCGAGCAGGGACATCGCGGAGGCCAGCTTCCCGCCCGAGTACACGAGTAGGCGCAGCTCCTCGGGCGGCCGGTCGCCGTGCCCCCGCAGGGCGTCGGCCATCAGGGCGTAGGCGGTGCGGTCCTTCACCGAGCCGTTGGGGTTCTCCCACTCGCACTTGGCGAGGATCCGCGCGCCGCCCGGCACGGACGGCACCTCACGCAGCGAGGTGCCGCCGAGCCGTGCGTGGAAGTCGGCCATCGCCGGATACCGCTTGTGCACCTCGGCGAAGTCCAGCACGTCCTCGGGCTCCCGCGGCGTGAACGGTCGCTGGAGCTGGTCGTCGGCGGGCGCGGTGGGGTCGGTGGTGTCGGGCGGGACGGTCATGGGCGCTCCACCAATCGGAAGCCGATCGCGTAGATCGGGCGGTCGAACCAGCCGTGCCGGCGGGCGCACCGGGCGAGGTCGCCGTAGCGGGTGAAGCTGCCCCCGCGGGCGACCCGGTAGCTGCCGCGCGTGACGAGCAGGTCGTCGTCCACGGGCGCCCCGCCGTCGTAGGGACGGTAGTCGTCGGCGGTGTACTCCTCGACGTTGCCGGCCATGTCATCGGCGCCGAACGGGGTCCGGCCGGCCGGGTAGACCCCCACCGGGGTGGTGTCCAGCGGGCCCTGCTCGACGGTGTTGGCGTGGTCGTCGAGGAAGCCGCCCGGCCAGGGGAACTCGCGGCCGTCGCCGCCGCCGGCCGCGTACTCCCACTCCGCCTCGGTCGGCAGCTCGAAGCGGCGGCCGGTGCGCGCGGACAGCCACGCGGCGTAGGCGTCGGCGTCCTCGGGCCGCACCGTCCACACCGGGTGGTTGGCCCGTGCCAGGGGGTACGCGCCGAACTGCCATGACGTGGGCAGCGCGGGGGAGCCGGTGTCGGTGAGGTAGCGCCGGTACTCCAGGTTGGTCACCGGGTAGCGCATGATCCGGAACGCGGCGACGTCCACGCGGTGGCGCGGGCACTCCTTGCGTATCCAGGAGTCCACCACCCCGTACCGCGCCCACCGCTCGACGACGGACGCCACCTGGTCCTCGGGGATGCCGAGTTCGGCGGTGCCGGCGGGCACGTCGACCAGCTCCGGGTCGTCGGGCCTGATCCGCGGGTCGCCGCGCAGCCCGAGGATGCCCCCGGCCGCGTAGCGGCGCCCGAAGGGCTCGGCCGGATCGGCGCACAGCTCGGCGAGCTGCCGGACGGGACGGGTGAACAGGTCGGGGTGCGCGGCGAACACGTCGTGCGGCAGCCGTTCCACCAGCCGGCCCGGCAGGCCCATGGCCTCCCGGTCGGAGACCTCGTTGGGGTTGCGTACCGCGGGCAGGACGTCAGTGCTCATCCGGTGTCCCCGCGGTCTCATCCGGTGTCCCCGCGATCTCGTAGACGCGGCCGTCGTAGGAGCTCGCCAGGAACAGGCCGCGGCCGGCGTCGTAGGACAGCGAGGAGATGCCGGAGGTGGTGGGCCGCAGGGCCGGTCCGAAGGCGCCGCGCTCGCGGTCGTAGACGGCGACGTGACCGTGGTAGGAGCCGGTCGCGATCAGGCGTCCCGTGCCGTCCGCGGCGATGGACTTGATCGAGTTGGTGTGCGGGGTGTCGATGGTGGTGCAGGTGAAGTCCGGTGCCCACAGCCGGAGTTTGAGGTCGCGGCCGATGCTGGCGAAGTGGCCGCCGGCCAGCGCCACGCAGCCGTTGGCGATCCGGTCGTGGGCGCCGTCGATGCGGTGGACGAGTTCCAGGGTGCGGACGTCGTGCCAGGCCACGCTGGTGTCCGCGCACACCGAGAAGATGTGGTCGTCGGAGGCGGCGACGCCCTTGACGGCGTTCTCGTGCAGCCGGATGCCCTCGACGTGCTGGAGCCCGCCGTCCCCGGTCAGCCGGAACACCAGGCCCTCGCCGGTGTAGGCGCCGACGACGACGTGCGGGGCGCCGTCGCGGACGAAGGCGGCACCGCAGTTGAGCGGCGACTTGTGCTGGTGCAGCAGGCGGCCGCCGATCGCGTCCATCACCTTGCCGAGCTGGCCGCCGGTGATGACGAGGGGGCCGAACGGCGTCAGGAAGTTGCAGAGGCTGCCCAGTTCGGTGCGCGGCGCCCCGTCGTGCATGACGATGCCCGCGTCGCCGACGCTGATGACGCCGCCGTCGTGGGCGCAGGCGGCGTTCACGCCGAAGGTGGGCGGGACCCGGGTGGGCAGCCACTGCCGGGCGCCGTAGTCGTAGGTGCGGTACGTGGCGCCGAAGGTGCCGAACACCAGGGTCTGGCGGGCGCCGAAGGCGCAGGAGCGCGGCCACACGTCGTCGGGGATGTCGGCCTTGTCGACCTCGGTGAGGTCACCGGCGGAGGTGTCCCACAGCCGCATGGTCCGGTCGTAGCTGAGGCTCACCATCAGATTGCGGGCGCCGTCCAGCACCAGCCGCTTGATGCCGGCGGCGTGGGCGGGCACGACGCGCGTGTCGGTGCCCCGGATCACGACGATCTCGCCGTCGTCGTTGCCCGCGTAGAGGGTGCCGTCGGTGCCGATCGAGATGGTGTCGGTCTCGACGCCGCCGAGGTCGATGGTGTCGACGAGCCCGCCGGTGGCCAGCGACCAGCGCCGCACCGTGCCGTCGTCGCTCGAACTGATCAGCTCGTCGCCGTCACCGGCCCATTCGACGGAGATCACGTCGGCGGTGTGCCCCTCGAAGCGGTGCACCAGCCGGCCGTCGAAGTCGTAGACCCGCACCCGGTGGTCGCGGGAGGCCGTCGCGATGAGCTCCCGGGCGGGGTGGAAGGTGGACATCTCCACGTCGTCGTCGTGGTCGCCCAGAACGGCACGCAGGCGCAGGTCGGGTATCGACCACAGCCGTGCGGTGTAGTCGCTGGAGGACGTCGCCAGCAGGGTGCCGTCGGGGCTGAAGCTGCACTGGTTGGCCAGGTGGTCGTGGACGACGCGGGTCAGGGCGCTGCCCGCGGCCTGGTCCCAGAGGATGACCTGGTTGTCGTAGCCGGCGGTCGCGACGTAGCGGTCACCGTAGGTGGCGATACCGCTGATGGGACTCCTGTGTTCGATCACTGCGCACTCCTGACGTCCTCGACGTTGATCTCGTGGCCGGCGTGGTCGATCTTCGCCATCAGATAGCGGCGGTTGGCGTGGGTCACGTAGACCCCTGTCGGCTGGCTGCGCCGCACCACGATGCCGTTCTCGCGCAACCTCGCCGTCTTGTCGGGGTTGTTGGTGAGCACGTCGACCTGGTGGATGCCCAGGGCCGACAGCATCTGGGCGGCGACCCGGTAGTCGCGCAGGTCGTCGCCGAAGTTCAGCGCACGGTTGGCGGCGAAGGTGTCCATGCCGACGTCCTGGAGGAGGTACGCCTCCAGCTTGTTGTAGAGGCCTATCCCGCGGCCCTCCTGGCGCAGGTAGAGCAGCACTCCGCCGGCCTTCTCCAGCAGGTCCAGCGACTCCCGCAGCTGGGGACCGCAGTCGCAGCGCGCGGAGCCCAGCACGTCGCCGGTCAGGCACTCCGAGTGCACCCGTATCAGCGGGACCTCCTGCTCCCGCGCGTCGCCGAACACCACCGCGACGTGCTCGCCCTGGTCGGCCAGTCCGTGGAAGGAGATGACCTCGGCCGGTTCGAACCGGTCCGGCCCGAGCTGGAGCGGGATCGTCACGCAGGTGCGGATTCTGGCCGGTGGCAGCGGCTCGTCCCCGGTGCCGGCGGAACGGGCCACCGTGTTGTTCGCCTCGTCGCGTTCGCGCACCTCTGCCCCCGTCGTCCGTTAGTACGGTGTGGGAGGGCACCGGTGACACCTGTGTGCGCCGAGAGTCGTCGCGCCCCGTCACCGTGCCCGATCGGGCGTGCACCTGTCCGCAAGGACCCGTATGGGGCCGCGCCCACCCCGGATCCTGGCACCTGGACCGGCGGACCTGCCACTACGCGATCGTGTAGGGCGACTACGCGAACGGGCCGGTCCGCCTGGGCGTTCTTGCCTCTCGCGGGCCCGCCGTGGAGAGTGAAGCCGCCCGGCGACGGACCCGTGGCGGCCGTGACCCCGGCCTGCCCGGTTCATCCGCTCGCCGGAAGCCCGGCACCTCGTCAACGCGGACGTGCGTGCCGGATTCCGCGTGTGCGGCATGGTCCGGTGGACAGGCCCTGGGGGGAACACGTGCAGGTGGTACGCGTACAGAGCTGGCCTGAGGCCGTGGCCGTCCGCTCCGAGTTCCCCGACGCCGTACCCGTCGCCGGCGGCACCGACGTGATGGTCGCCATCAAGCTGCGGAACCTGCGGCCCGAGGTACTGCTCGACCTGAGCCGCATCCCCGGCTCCGACCGGTACCGGGTGGGTCCGGACACCGTCCGCCTGGGGCCCCGGGTGTGCCACACGGCCGTGGCGGAGCTGCTGGGCCCGCACTTGCCGGGCCTCGCCCTGGCCGCCCGCTCCGTCGGCTCCCGCCAGGTGCGCAACCGGGGCACGATCGGCGGCAGCCTGGGCACGGCCTCCGCGGCCGGGGACGTGCATCCGGCCCTGCTCGCCGCGGGCGCCGACATCGAGCTCTCCTCGGTGCGGGGCGCCCGGTGGGTGCCCGCCGACGGCTTCTACGGCCACCGGGGCGGGACCGCGCTCGCGGCCGACGAGCTGATCACGGGCGTGCGGGTGCCGCGGGCGGCCGGACCGCAGCGGTTCCAGAAGATCGGTCTGCGGCTGGGGCTCGTGAAGGCGCTCTGCTCCTTCGCCATCGCCCTGGACCGTGACGGACGGCGCGTCCGCGCGGCCCTCGGGGCCTACGGCGCGGCGCCCGTACGGGCCCGGGCCGCCGAGCGGCTCCTTGAGGAATCCGGTGCGCTGGGCACCGCCCGGCCCCTTCCGGCGGCCCTCGTCACGGAGTTCGGCCGGCTCGCCGCCACGTCCGCCACCCCCGTCGAGGGCGGCGGGGTCGGCGCGGACTACCGGCGCCGGGCCGTCTCCGTGCTCGCCGCCCGCAACCTCGTCCAGGTCTGGGACACGTTCCTCGCGAAAGGACACCATGGACATCACCGTGACGGTCAACGGCAAGCGCCATGACTGCGAGGACGGGCCCGGTGAGAGCCTGCTCTTCCTGCTGCGCGAACGGCTCGGCCTGATCGGCCCGAAGAACGCCTGCGAGCAGGGCGAGTGCGGCTCCTGTTCGGTCTGGCTCGACGGTCTCCTGGTCAACTCCTGCCTGGTGCTCTCGGCCCAGGCGGACGGCTGCTCGGTACGGACGGTGGAGGACCTGGCCGCCGAGGTGCCCGAGAGGGCGCCGGCGGCCGGGGCGGCCGGGGCGCTGCACCCGGTGCAGCAGGCGTTCATCGACGCGGGCGCGGTCCAGTGCGGCTTCTGCACGCCCGGCATGGTGGTGACCGCGGTGGACCTGCTGGCCCGCTCGCCACGCCCCTCGGCGGAGGACGTGCGCCGCGAGATGGCCGGAAACATCTGCCGCTGCACGGGCTACCAGAAGATCGTCGACGCGGTGCTGCTGGCGGCCGAGCGCATGGCGGCCGAGCCGGCGGCGGCCGGGCCGTCCGCCGCTCCCGCTCCCGCCGCCCCGGAGGTGGCGCTGCCGTGACCGCACAGGGTGTCAGCACGGAGACCGCGGAGAGCATCGGCACGAAGACCGCGGAGAGCATCGGCACGAAGACCGCGGAGGGCATCGGCACGGGGACCGCGGAGGGCATCGGCACGGGGACCGCAGGGGGCATCGGCACGAGCCCCGGCCGCTCCGACGGGCCGGCCAAGGTGACCGGGAGCTTCGTCTACTCCTCCGATCTGGCCGCCGAGGACATGGTGTGGGCGGTGACGCTGCGCAGCCCGTACCCGAGCGCGCTGATCCACTCCATCGACACGACGGACGCGCAGAAGTTCCCCGGCGTGCTGGACGTCATCACCCACGCCGACATCCCGGGCCGCCTGCTGTTCGGCCAGATGAAGGTGGACCAGCCCGTGCTCGCCGCCGACCGGGTGCGCTACCACGGCGAGGCGGTGGCGGTGGTCGCGGCCGTCGATCTGGAGACGGCACGCGCGGCGGCCGAGCTGATCCGGGTCGACTACGACGTCCGGGAGCCGGTCACCGACGCCGCGAGGGCACTCGACCCGGAGTGCGAGTGGCTCCATCCGGACGGCAATCTCGTGGCACACACCAGGATCCGGCGCGGCGCGGCGAGCACCGGAGACCTGCCCGCCGCCGACGTCGTGGTCCGCGGCAGCTACTCCCTGGGCATGCAGGACCCGTCCTTCCTGGGCATCGAGTCCGGCCTCGCCGTCCCGGTCGCCGGAGGCGGCGTGGAGCTGCACATCGCCACCCAGTGGCTGCACGTCGACCAGGAACAGGTGGCCGCCTGCCTCGGACTGCCCCCGGACAAGGTGGTGCTGAAGCACGCGGGCGTGGGCGGCGCGTTCGGCGCGCGCGAGGACCTGTCGCTGCACGTGCACGCCTGCCTGCTGGCGCTGCGCCTGAACCGGCCGGTCAAGATGGTGTACACGCGCACCGAGTCGTTCTTCGGCCACGTCCACCGCCATCCCGCGGTGCTCCACTACGAGCACGGAGCCACGTCCGACGGGGCGCTCGTGTACGTCAAGGCGGACATCGTCCTGGACGGCGGGGCCTACGCGTCCAGCTCGCCGGCGATCGCGGGCAACGCGGCGACCCACGCGGTCGGCCCCTACGCGGTGCCGCACGTCCAGGTGGACTCCCGTGCCGTGTACACGAACAACCCGCCCGCCGGGGCGATGCGCGGCTTCGGCACCGTCCAGCCGTGCTTCGCCTACGAGAGCCAGATGGACAGGCTCGCCACGGCACTCGGCATGGACCCGGTGGAGATCCGGCTGCGCAACGCGCTCGAAGAGGGCGCCACCCTGCCGACCG
The nucleotide sequence above comes from Streptomyces sp. TS71-3. Encoded proteins:
- a CDS encoding helix-turn-helix domain-containing protein; translated protein: MAARPCSIANALDVIGERWSLLALREVLLGQRRFAQIAANTGASRDILATRLRKLVDRGVLAKEQYEEHPPRYEYVLTEAGRALAPILHELMQWGDTYVTEGPAPTAWEHSCGAELHTVNVCVHCGEPANPGESKLVRLGGVPQAPR
- a CDS encoding epoxyqueuosine reductase, with the protein product MSELPRKIARHPSVQKVLARGKQPPPGVIDATWLRELCLRAGADDVAAVPLDHPDLAGELGYVREALPATRSLISLVVRMNRDNVRSPARSIANQEFHRSGEIINEAARDITRALQDMGHSAVNPSATFPMEMDRYPGRIWVVAHKTVAVAAGLGAMGIHRNVIHPRFGNFVLLATLLVDAEVSEYGRALDYNPCLECKLCVAACPVGAIGKDGSFDPAACSTHNYREFMGGFTDWVETVADSEDGADFRSRVTDSENASMWQSLSFKANYKAAYCMAVCPAGEDVLAPYLEDRKGFMDTVLRPLQDKEETVYVTADSPAKEYVERRFPRKTAKVVSDWRAKG
- a CDS encoding flavodoxin family protein; translation: MSGRPLSGRPIGDRDLTAPNVAVVYHSRKGTVRSLAAEVASGAESAGANVRLRSVLAEADRPGADLAHLDDLVWADAVVWGTPTHYGNVSAPLKEFMDTTGPSGLWKSGRLANLVVSGVTSSTSLNGGQEGTLLSLHRIMYHWGALVTSAGPPEGSADDYWHETGGNPYGLSVRADPQGKISPAAEAMARSLGARICDLAARVRHLRPHRAERSGPLEEGSAPPAERSSLVPAGGRRLLVAFQSGDDRLRAMADALAAGATEEGAETRLRHVDGTEITPADVAWADGIAWGVRARHGVLPSSLSAFIERTQGELPPSGYQGKAVTAFGTTLNAHAGGESTLLSAYTAMHEWEGVVVAPGYTDPVVNAAGGNPYGTLHHPGIDPPEQSVAGAARYQGRRLALAMAALAGAGAGRRGGERVA
- a CDS encoding ATP-grasp domain-containing protein gives rise to the protein MTTVRQPALVIMTSLKMIIRNLRLVEYAKESGVTPVLLFTQGGDEKRLRELMADPGHPLSALGDLCPVADPSPASTIAGVQPVLRRYDVQGVLSCGEYYVEAAGVLAHLLGLPGSGWPAAAVSRNKMFQRTALPDLSPRWQAIHPGDRDGLDLSADAWPGPVVLKPVSRMSSSGVRALDSVDEVAGAVAGYPEHETLLVEERVSGPEYSVESLVQGGEPIWSGITEKLTNETGGPTFTEMRHTVPAPEPAPGHFAELSRVHAEVLRRLGFRDGIAHAEYRVTEDRVVLMEVAFRIPGDGISALWGLATGGSVEERLVDLALGRPTSYPEARRRVRHLFLDHPHGTLVDIRSKGAEVSWTTSDERWPELPPAEPGAAPRCCAVMTPRVPGDRLGPIVDSGERSVSVIVDAPLDADIDAVAERAAEDVEIITS
- the epsC gene encoding serine O-acetyltransferase EpsC gives rise to the protein MKSLARIREDIAVVVERDPAVTSTAEAILSPHLIALWAHRVSHRAYRADHRLLARLIFLAGRWLSHGIEIHPGARIGRRLFIDHGCGTVIGETAVIGDDVTLYHQVTLGALGWRRDNLRPPGQRRHPEIGSRVVIGANSVLLGPLRVGNDARIGAKAFVMDDVPAGAVVVARRSEIIAPGGRGHARGQDGAGPGTAGQNGQHHNGGRLAASLSEPEKET
- a CDS encoding pyridoxal-phosphate dependent enzyme, which gives rise to MTVPPDTTDPTAPADDQLQRPFTPREPEDVLDFAEVHKRYPAMADFHARLGGTSLREVPSVPGGARILAKCEWENPNGSVKDRTAYALMADALRGHGDRPPEELRLLVYSGGKLASAMSLLGQQTGVRTKFVLMSTSPPSLLALLKERGAEVELVPTKGGFLQTIRASQRIAAAEPGWTVVFQHANPVNVAIHQQTTGGEILADLGDTRPAAWLASIGSGGTFVGVLRALRSRFPDVRAIGVTPEEAPYGALGPLPGKPTYEGSGGHGYGIRQPFVKAHDDLVEGHRHVTLPRALQGMGEFHDLTGVKIGSSSAANWLTAREVAAELPSDAVVVTVFACAGQPEQWSELGR